atatatatatatgcttttCAAATCACTGGACTTGAAAAGCCAAATACACCTCATTAAAGTATATGGTGCTTGCTATAGTCTCTATATATAATGGCctaatttactaaaaataataaaaaataatattcaatttaaaaatataaaaataaataatttttaaatatttaatacttaCCGTAAAAAATAAGTTCCATAAAtttgacaccaaatttaaagaCACTAAAAAACTTACTTTAAAGTatactatatatactaataattaggatcaatagaaaactaatttgttcatagaaattaaagaaatatttaTATAAGATACGATTATATTGCCttttttagtttattaaatgtgtttaatttttataataatattaatgttgTTTGTTATTGTCATgattccttttttctttctttagttTTGGTGAACGTTTATCACTCATATAATTAACTGCTTcactatatatttttgttacaGGAAAATTATGTTATAATTCAATAAAACAATATAATAccataaatcaaattaaataatatctaGCTCATCTTCATGATGAAGAGGTAGAAGTAGAACTATATATGGTGAATGCTATGGTGCTTAAAAGGTGGtgcttatttattaaaaaaggttaaaaaataatatttaatttaaaagatataataataaataatttttaaaaaatcaaaacttattACAAAAAGTAAGTTAGGCAAAATTTAAATACCATAAAAGTGGCCCCTATATATAGCTAGCTAGGGTTTCCAAGCTGAAGCCCAAAGAACAGGTTGATCCCTCCATTTCAAGTAAATTCCTTCTACTTTTGATGATGGCAACATCAATGACCACCCTGACCTATTATATCTCTTTAGCAATGCCCTAACATCATCCACAACATCATCATTCAAACCTATTGGAGTAAAATACTCCCTAAACCTCATAGACCACTCTactcccctctcccttttattatgatcactattattatcattattgcAACCCAAATCACCAAGTATGTTTCTTGAACACTCCCTCTCTAGCATTAACTTTTCATTGCTTATTGTTGGAAAACTCTCCTCTAACATCTCAAAGTAAATCTTGTAAAACCATAAACACTCTTCAAAGCATTTTAcaaagtcatcatcatcatttcttGTGATGCAAGAATCATCACTACCACCACTTTCTTCCTCAACAGTTGTCACAATTCTTGGACTAAGAGACTTCAACATTCCAATCACATTATCCCTTTCTCCCTCCTCAACTCTCCTCAATCCCCCAACACAGTTCACAGCAATaaaagcatcatcatcatcatcatcatcatcatcttcttcttcaactactATTCCTAACTCTTCTTTTGTTACCTTCCATAAATGTTCCACACCATTTATCATGTTAATCTCAAAGGGAACTCTCATTAGCCTTGCAAACTTCTCCATTCTCTGACAAATTTCATTCATCACTGACCCTTTTAAGCTCTCTTTCACCAACACAATTGTGAGCTTCAATTGAGGAGTTTCAACATGATCACTACTCTTAGTAGCCAAGGATTCCAAGAAAGTAGGCCATTGAGTGCAAAGTGTGCTAGTGTTGTTGCTTATGTCAATGATgtgaagctttttctttttgtttttctctcctcctgcttctaaaaaggcttccaaGATTGCACCATTTGAAGCTACATGTCCAAAAGTTGTCCATGGACTTACCTCTTGAAATTTGAGTATCATTTTTCTTGCTGAATCAAAAGATTGGTTCTTTTCAGATGCTGATTTTAGATTCATGTAAAATCTTTGGCCTGTTTGAGTGGCCTTGCAGAATAGAGCTTGAAGAAAATATGAGGCTAGTTTCTGCTGAGAATCTCCATAAGGGGAAGCTAACTCATTTAGCATCCATAGAAGGTGTTGGATTTTGCTTGAGTCTCTATCATTGATTGCTCTAGCACACTCCCTAAGAAGCTTGGTGGCCCATTTTCCATCACCATCAAAACAAGGATCATCTGAGTTCAAAGAGCTGCTAGTCATCATAGTTCATGAGATTGATTGAGACTATTCAATTGGGTAGTGAATTTCAGGAACTTCTTTTGGAGTTAGCAACTAACTTGAAATATGATATAGAGTTTGGAAATTATAATATAGGGATCATTATTGTCAAGAGGTGTTACTGCTATTTGATTTGGATAATAActttgctatatatatataggaaaaTTATGTTATGTATTAGTAATAAATAAGTATATTTGTGCCATTTAGCTTATTATCAATCACAAGTATATATCTATGTTGTTGAAGATTATCTAGACAGAGTGATGTATGGGATGATGAAAAGaggaaaacacaaattaaatctaaatataaaaacCAGATACATACACAAGGTGTGATGACAAGAGTTAATGACAAAGTTTTCATTGCGGCTCAATGTTTCCAAGGacaattgatgctctgaattgCACGCCCTCCATTAATATTGTGGTGAATAATTCAAGCTATTCATTATAGCATCTCTTCTATAGTATATATTAATTCATTGAACAATATTCCTACCTATAAACAGAGAAATGTTATCTGCACCATTTNNNNNNNNNNNNNNNNNNNNNNNNNNNNNNNNNNNNagtcttttaaaaaatatatttttattaaaaaaaattaattttttttaaactagcAATACTTTGCTTTTAACAAAAGTAAAAGCAAAAGACatttttaatacttaaaatttttttaaaaaaatctgaaaTAATTTTTGTCGGTTAAAAAAAgacttttttaaaaagatgaaaaaaaaaatatacttttttcaAAAGTCAATTCAAATTGATCCATAAATTGTAGTTTctcgaatttttttatttttttaatatttttacttttactactaaaaattgaccaaatatactaaaaaaaaaattttattgaaaaaaatctttttctaatgaCATTTAAATGAAAGGAAAGTTTGTATTTTATatcttaaaaaaagatgtacATAAAAAGTGGTGCAAATATTATTTGTCATATGAATATAGCTTGCTAGCTCTGGTTGTTTAATAGATGAAATATGTGTGGTATGGTAATGGAAATCTAGAATATCTAGCTAGAGTTGGATAACAAAAGGAAACCATCATTTCTTGGAATGATGTGTTTAAATTAATCTATCACACAGTTTTCCTTGGAAGCATCACAATCAACATAATTCATAAGTCAATGGATATGATGCCAAATTGCCAATCAGATCATtctaaaagaaaacatgcatAACAAACAACAGCATATCTCTAAGTGAATGCAAACAAATAAGAGACATTGATAAAATAAGAACATAATGTTTGTGTTAAGCATGGCAGAACatacatacataatataatattattaccaAACTTTGAGTAG
The genomic region above belongs to Arachis duranensis cultivar V14167 chromosome 3, aradu.V14167.gnm2.J7QH, whole genome shotgun sequence and contains:
- the LOC107477059 gene encoding protein SHORT-ROOT-like, giving the protein MMTSSSLNSDDPCFDGDGKWATKLLRECARAINDRDSSKIQHLLWMLNELASPYGDSQQKLASYFLQALFCKATQTGQRFYMNLKSASEKNQSFDSARKMILKFQEVSPWTTFGHVASNGAILEAFLEAGGEKNKKKKLHIIDISNNTSTLCTQWPTFLESLATKSSDHVETPQLKLTIVLVKESLKGSVMNEICQRMEKFARLMRVPFEINMINGVEHLWKVTKEELGIVVEEEDDDDDDDDDAFIAVNCVGGLRRVEEGERDNVIGMLKSLSPRIVTTVEEESGGSDDSCITRNDDDDFVKCFEECLWFYKIYFEMLEESFPTISNEKLMLERECSRNILGDLGCNNDNNSDHNKRERGVEWSMRFREYFTPIGLNDDVVDDVRALLKRYNRSGWSLMLPSSKVEGIYLKWRDQPVLWASAWKP